One region of Bacillus zhangzhouensis genomic DNA includes:
- a CDS encoding YozE family protein produces the protein MKSFYHYLMKFRHPKPKDEISHFANAAYEDHSFPKDSTDYHELCAYLELNGDYLSSMTTFDKAFEQYEVEVKKK, from the coding sequence GTGAAGTCGTTTTACCATTATTTAATGAAGTTCAGACATCCAAAACCGAAAGATGAAATCAGCCATTTTGCAAATGCTGCGTATGAGGATCACAGCTTTCCTAAAGATTCCACAGATTATCATGAGCTGTGCGCTTATTTAGAATTAAATGGTGATTATTTAAGCTCAATGACAACATTTGACAAAGCATTTGAACAATACGAAGTAGAAGTTAAAAAAAAATAA
- a CDS encoding YokU family protein has translation MLTCDWCEENKANAEQTTVYWELITGTQSIEIIETPSISCMHCGMTYQKDETVKEIEDQLMLVDQTKLPEKISYEELMSMKRLLKRNYFDFSS, from the coding sequence TTGCTGACATGTGATTGGTGTGAGGAAAACAAAGCAAATGCAGAGCAGACAACAGTCTATTGGGAACTGATCACAGGCACACAATCAATTGAAATCATTGAAACGCCGTCCATATCCTGCATGCACTGCGGTATGACCTATCAAAAGGATGAGACCGTCAAAGAGATTGAAGATCAATTAATGTTAGTGGATCAGACAAAACTTCCAGAAAAAATCTCCTATGAAGAATTAATGAGCATGAAGCGGTTATTAAAGCGAAATTACTTTGACTTTTCATCATAA
- the ablA gene encoding lysine 2,3-aminomutase → MNQKLYEPARHWKDIELWKDVPEEKWNDWIWQLTHTVKTLEDLEKIVNLTEEEREGVKISTKTIPLNITPYYASLMNPDDPRCPIRMQSVPIAEELHKTKYDLEDPLHEDEDSPVPGLTHRYPDRVLFLVTNQCSMYCRYCTRRRFSGQIGMGVPKKQLDAAIGYIRETPEVRDVLISGGDGLLINDQVLEYILKNLRDIPHVEIIRIGTRAPVVFPQRITDELCEILKKYHPVWLNTHFNTSIEITKEAKEACERLVNAGVPVGNQAVILAGINDSVPIMKKLMHDLVKIRVRPYYIYQCDLSEGIGHFRTPVSKGLEIIEGLRGHTSGYAVPSFVVDAPGGGGKIALQPNYLLSQSPDKVVLRNFEGVITSYPEPEHYVAGQADAYFNEIYEEKQEPAIGVTALFQDEARSFTPENLSRMKRREAYETNPEHDTLKNKREKRDELKEKKYQAQLKREQTVKEEK, encoded by the coding sequence ATGAATCAGAAATTGTATGAACCGGCGCGTCACTGGAAAGACATAGAGCTTTGGAAGGATGTACCTGAGGAAAAGTGGAACGACTGGATTTGGCAGCTGACGCATACCGTGAAAACGCTTGAGGATTTAGAAAAAATCGTAAACTTAACAGAAGAGGAACGAGAAGGGGTGAAGATTTCCACCAAAACTATTCCACTCAACATTACACCCTACTATGCCTCACTGATGAATCCAGACGATCCAAGATGTCCAATACGAATGCAATCTGTGCCAATTGCAGAAGAGCTTCATAAAACAAAATATGATCTGGAAGACCCGCTGCATGAAGATGAGGACTCACCTGTCCCGGGGCTCACGCACCGGTATCCAGATCGTGTGCTGTTTCTTGTGACAAATCAGTGCTCCATGTACTGCCGCTATTGTACGAGAAGACGTTTTTCCGGCCAGATTGGTATGGGTGTGCCGAAAAAGCAGTTAGATGCTGCAATTGGATATATTAGAGAAACACCTGAGGTGCGGGACGTGTTAATTTCTGGCGGAGATGGGCTGTTAATCAACGATCAAGTGCTTGAATACATTTTGAAAAACTTACGAGATATTCCGCACGTTGAGATCATTCGGATTGGAACTCGCGCGCCGGTTGTCTTTCCGCAGCGTATTACAGATGAGCTGTGCGAGATTTTGAAGAAATATCACCCAGTTTGGCTGAACACTCATTTCAACACAAGTATTGAAATCACAAAAGAAGCAAAAGAAGCGTGCGAACGTCTTGTAAATGCCGGTGTCCCTGTAGGGAATCAGGCGGTCATCCTTGCAGGTATCAACGACAGTGTACCGATTATGAAGAAGCTGATGCACGACCTCGTGAAGATTCGGGTCAGACCATATTATATTTATCAATGTGATTTATCTGAGGGCATTGGCCACTTTAGAACACCAGTCTCAAAAGGGCTTGAAATCATTGAAGGCTTAAGAGGACATACGAGCGGTTATGCAGTACCAAGCTTTGTTGTAGATGCCCCAGGAGGCGGAGGGAAAATTGCCTTACAGCCAAATTATTTATTATCGCAAAGCCCTGACAAAGTCGTCCTTCGTAACTTTGAAGGTGTCATCACCTCTTATCCAGAACCAGAACATTACGTTGCAGGTCAGGCAGATGCGTATTTCAATGAAATTTATGAAGAGAAACAAGAACCGGCAATTGGTGTTACTGCACTATTTCAGGATGAAGCGAGATCGTTTACACCTGAGAATTTAAGCCGAATGAAACGTAGAGAAGCATATGAGACAAATCCTGAGCACGATACACTCAAAAACAAACGTGAAAAACGAGATGAATTAAAAGAGAAGAAATATCAAGCGCAGCTCAAAAGAGAACAAACCGTGAAGGAGGAGAAATAG
- a CDS encoding sigma 54-interacting transcriptional regulator: protein MGKVVERADWFELILEAIDEAIHVVDDQGMTIFYNHNAAKFDCLQKEEVIGKYILDVYPSLTEKTSTLMHVLRTGKPIYHSLQTYLNKNGERIETVNTTLPIIEDNELIGAVEVAKDVSELSALSNRLGQKKRTHDGAVALQMHDFASFLTNDPLLKEMLERAKKAAAYPSSVVVYGETGTGKEVLVQAIVHASDRENQVFIPQNCAALPESLLESLLFGSVKGSYTGAIDRKGLFELADGGTLFLDELQAMPLTLQTKLLRVLEDGVVRRIGDAKSIQVDVRLITALNMDPFEAVKKQILREDLFYRLHVSSFHIPPLRERKQDITLLSRHFIQTYHHQFSKNVTRLSEETERLFMAHHWPGNVRELKHTIEHAVLMMPKEEEEIVPLYLPAHLREQNLKKETSKSSLKNQVSSFEQTLIQEALHQHNGNIKKTAAALKIPRQTLQYKLKKYADAQM, encoded by the coding sequence ATGGGAAAGGTTGTCGAAAGAGCGGATTGGTTTGAATTAATTTTAGAAGCCATTGATGAGGCCATCCATGTTGTAGATGATCAAGGAATGACGATCTTTTACAATCATAATGCCGCTAAGTTTGACTGTTTACAAAAAGAAGAGGTGATTGGCAAGTACATCCTTGATGTGTATCCCTCTTTAACAGAAAAAACAAGTACGCTCATGCATGTTTTGAGAACAGGAAAGCCCATTTATCATTCGCTGCAAACCTATTTGAATAAAAACGGAGAAAGAATTGAAACGGTGAACACGACTTTGCCTATTATCGAAGATAACGAGTTAATAGGCGCGGTCGAAGTGGCAAAAGATGTATCAGAGCTGTCAGCTCTTTCCAATCGTTTAGGTCAAAAAAAGCGAACACATGACGGGGCTGTGGCCTTACAAATGCATGATTTTGCTTCATTTTTAACAAACGATCCCCTTTTAAAAGAAATGCTTGAAAGGGCAAAAAAAGCAGCTGCTTATCCATCATCAGTTGTTGTCTACGGGGAAACAGGGACAGGAAAAGAAGTGCTCGTTCAAGCCATTGTCCATGCATCTGATCGAGAAAATCAAGTGTTCATTCCACAAAACTGCGCAGCACTCCCAGAATCATTACTTGAAAGTCTATTGTTTGGATCTGTCAAAGGAAGCTATACGGGCGCAATTGATCGCAAGGGACTTTTCGAATTAGCTGATGGGGGCACGCTTTTTCTTGATGAACTGCAAGCGATGCCGCTCACGCTTCAGACGAAATTATTACGTGTGTTAGAAGATGGTGTTGTACGCCGCATCGGTGATGCAAAGTCTATTCAAGTGGATGTTCGGCTCATTACTGCGCTCAATATGGACCCATTCGAAGCAGTGAAAAAGCAAATTTTAAGAGAAGATTTATTTTATAGACTGCATGTGTCATCTTTTCATATTCCGCCGCTTCGTGAGAGAAAGCAAGATATCACGCTGCTATCCCGCCACTTCATTCAAACCTATCATCATCAGTTTTCAAAAAACGTCACACGCCTTTCTGAAGAAACGGAACGATTGTTTATGGCTCACCACTGGCCTGGGAACGTGAGAGAATTAAAACATACGATAGAGCATGCTGTGCTGATGATGCCAAAGGAAGAGGAAGAGATCGTCCCTCTATACCTTCCAGCTCATTTACGTGAGCAAAATCTGAAAAAAGAAACATCTAAATCGTCCTTAAAAAATCAAGTGTCTTCATTTGAACAAACATTGATTCAAGAAGCTTTACATCAGCATAATGGGAATATTAAAAAAACTGCCGCCGCCTTAAAAATCCCTCGACAAACGCTGCAATATAAACTGAAGAAATATGCAGATGCCCAAATGTAG
- a CDS encoding glycosyltransferase family 2 protein: MKVSVILTSYNKPDFIDRVLKSVVDQTYSNWELLIMDDGSDEDTLQKIQPYLDDERIHLFSHRVHPAKRLLTVRYATIINEALTHITGELICYLTDDTVYHQDRLQKMVDVFQSKPHIDIVYSSQRVVHVDKYLVETMSFVREADQILEHASFQVDHCSVMHRRRLLHLIYEKYGQYWDDEPKHWHHADSVFWMRLNDFAAFFPLREVLDTTYKTPHSFHHLFSSMPYNLIDGTVIEKDGEYFQIAGGNLHEIAKCWVNEKNRRAIRVPTLCAMKYEKKERLAVPNYTVVTADLGETFFYIEDQKKRRFASKRDVQYFQFHPKEIYTISKKRLQKFEDGGIIQVSPVFSPPNRRLFKWKREVYLLVHHTFCRIDPEIVKRFAFYHQPIKLYPSQFTLFQEGKPIVPLYMESLQEFDMSLYQTSKRKHSS, translated from the coding sequence ATGAAAGTATCGGTGATTTTAACAAGCTATAATAAACCTGATTTCATTGATCGTGTGCTAAAGAGTGTGGTGGATCAAACGTATTCAAATTGGGAGCTTTTGATTATGGATGATGGCTCAGATGAGGACACCCTTCAAAAGATCCAGCCTTATTTAGACGATGAGCGCATTCATCTGTTCTCTCACAGAGTTCATCCTGCAAAACGGCTGTTAACCGTTCGGTATGCCACGATTATTAATGAAGCGCTAACCCATATAACAGGTGAGCTCATTTGTTATTTAACAGATGATACTGTGTATCATCAAGATCGTTTGCAGAAAATGGTGGATGTTTTTCAGTCAAAACCTCATATTGATATCGTGTATTCTTCGCAGCGGGTCGTGCATGTTGATAAGTATTTGGTTGAGACCATGAGCTTTGTTCGTGAAGCAGACCAAATTTTGGAGCATGCGTCCTTTCAAGTGGACCATTGTTCAGTCATGCACAGAAGGCGTTTACTTCACCTCATTTATGAGAAATACGGGCAATATTGGGATGATGAACCAAAACACTGGCATCATGCAGATTCTGTATTTTGGATGAGATTAAATGATTTTGCCGCATTTTTTCCATTAAGAGAGGTACTTGATACGACGTATAAAACTCCTCATTCCTTTCATCATCTGTTTTCAAGTATGCCGTATAATCTCATTGACGGGACGGTGATTGAAAAGGATGGGGAATACTTTCAAATCGCAGGTGGAAACCTGCATGAAATTGCAAAGTGCTGGGTGAATGAAAAAAACAGACGCGCGATTCGGGTTCCAACGTTATGTGCGATGAAATACGAAAAGAAAGAAAGGCTGGCAGTGCCTAATTATACAGTTGTCACGGCAGACCTGGGGGAAACGTTCTTTTATATTGAAGATCAGAAAAAAAGGCGATTTGCTTCTAAACGTGACGTGCAATATTTTCAGTTTCACCCTAAGGAGATTTATACGATTTCAAAAAAACGGCTTCAGAAGTTTGAAGATGGCGGCATTATTCAAGTTTCTCCCGTATTTAGTCCGCCAAACAGACGCCTGTTTAAATGGAAACGAGAAGTCTATTTACTGGTGCATCATACCTTTTGCCGTATTGATCCTGAAATTGTGAAGCGATTTGCCTTTTATCATCAGCCAATTAAGCTGTATCCTTCCCAATTCACGTTATTTCAGGAAGGAAAGCCGATCGTGCCGCTGTATATGGAATCTCTACAAGAATTTGATATGTCTCTTTATCAAACATCAAAACGAAAGCACTCCTCATAA
- a CDS encoding spore maturation protein codes for MEFEQLLDGWNEELLESEGVLEVILILLLFRFLEESEEENVSDIKELLRPWLELGIPLPRVHLVNGDVLQNVVVVQLFDTVAVFKNATNQLRVNVPYMNIVSWGAF; via the coding sequence ATGGAATTTGAACAATTATTAGATGGTTGGAACGAAGAATTACTAGAGTCGGAAGGAGTGCTTGAAGTCATCTTGATTTTACTTCTTTTTCGCTTTTTAGAAGAAAGTGAGGAAGAGAATGTGTCAGACATCAAAGAATTACTTCGTCCATGGCTTGAGCTTGGCATTCCACTGCCCCGCGTTCATTTGGTCAATGGAGATGTTCTTCAAAACGTGGTTGTTGTGCAGCTCTTTGATACAGTAGCGGTCTTTAAAAACGCGACAAATCAGCTAAGAGTAAATGTTCCTTACATGAACATTGTCAGCTGGGGGGCTTTTTAA
- a CDS encoding DUF3880 domain-containing protein, with the protein MKLLYISSGYGGIYHMFDQWVEESFIDSPFSCVKIDRDSLPTNMHKIRTFSPDFVLMMIGDHVPKDVLHPFKQEKIPIVLWMTEDPFYTDVSAACARDARLILTIDEGVLPFYKQLGAENTHYFPIPTNTRVFQKNESSEEMCTYDLALVGYPYPNRIKAIDTLLQQNKWRILVAGKEWHRHLNKLRRHYRDFTLMTNWLSPQQMADIYQQTAIVLNPHRPAQFAYNKNKAMIQNMSLNNRAFDIAATGSFQLTDLHPPHPFSSFVFYKDEEDLIKQVEYYGSNPGERKAVALNNYEQAVRWNTFDTMPQRLYEIVKSAL; encoded by the coding sequence ATGAAGCTTCTTTATATCAGTTCTGGCTACGGCGGAATCTATCACATGTTTGATCAATGGGTAGAAGAAAGCTTCATTGATTCCCCCTTTTCATGTGTAAAGATTGATAGAGACTCTCTACCCACTAACATGCACAAAATCCGGACATTTTCTCCGGATTTTGTTTTGATGATGATCGGTGATCATGTTCCGAAAGACGTGCTTCATCCATTCAAACAAGAAAAAATCCCGATCGTTCTGTGGATGACAGAAGATCCCTTTTATACAGATGTATCAGCTGCTTGCGCACGTGATGCGCGGCTCATATTAACAATCGATGAAGGGGTTTTGCCATTTTATAAACAATTAGGCGCTGAAAATACGCACTACTTTCCCATTCCGACAAATACACGGGTCTTTCAGAAAAATGAATCTTCAGAAGAGATGTGCACGTATGACCTTGCACTCGTTGGCTACCCTTATCCCAACCGAATCAAAGCCATCGATACACTCTTGCAGCAAAACAAATGGCGTATTCTCGTTGCAGGTAAGGAATGGCACCGACATTTAAATAAATTACGGAGACATTATCGTGATTTCACACTTATGACCAATTGGCTGAGTCCTCAGCAAATGGCGGACATCTATCAGCAAACAGCGATTGTCCTGAATCCGCATAGGCCAGCTCAATTTGCGTATAACAAAAACAAAGCCATGATTCAAAATATGAGCCTCAATAACAGAGCGTTTGATATTGCTGCAACTGGAAGTTTTCAATTGACGGATTTACATCCTCCGCATCCTTTTTCAAGCTTTGTTTTTTACAAAGATGAGGAAGATTTGATCAAACAGGTTGAATACTATGGATCAAATCCAGGTGAAAGAAAGGCGGTTGCACTGAACAACTACGAGCAAGCCGTTCGCTGGAATACATTTGATACGATGCCACAAAGGCTTTATGAAATCGTAAAAAGCGCCCTATAA
- a CDS encoding acylneuraminate cytidylyltransferase: protein MYRGNRILAMIPAFRSHDGQHDEHIRILAERPLIYWTIQPLLQMIELDEVIVSSEDVNTQIISSHYGANVIELPSTHVTEQTPSLLAVKHALAYLEREGKTFDIVLYLHPSSPLREPADIEKCLQLLVEGEHDCIASFTEALENPNETWTLHENNEATLYKDNHFFFMPKHEQPYTYGRLNGAVYAFYAHYAKECIHSFLEGSVGAYMMDYTRSLVVKQEEDRKEAENFLLARRDTGDHA, encoded by the coding sequence ATGTATAGGGGAAATCGTATTTTAGCCATGATACCTGCATTTAGAAGTCACGACGGCCAGCATGATGAACATATACGCATTTTGGCAGAGCGGCCGCTTATTTATTGGACCATTCAGCCGTTACTGCAAATGATTGAGTTAGATGAAGTCATCGTCTCCTCAGAGGATGTCAATACGCAAATCATTTCATCTCACTACGGAGCAAATGTGATTGAACTGCCAAGCACACATGTAACAGAACAAACACCGTCGCTATTAGCTGTGAAGCATGCGCTTGCTTATTTAGAGCGGGAGGGGAAAACCTTTGATATTGTGCTATATCTGCATCCATCGTCTCCTTTAAGAGAGCCGGCAGATATCGAAAAGTGCCTGCAGCTTTTAGTGGAGGGGGAACATGACTGCATCGCATCTTTTACAGAGGCATTAGAAAACCCAAATGAAACATGGACACTGCATGAAAATAATGAAGCTACATTATATAAGGACAATCATTTCTTTTTCATGCCAAAGCATGAGCAGCCATATACGTATGGCCGTCTCAATGGTGCGGTATATGCTTTTTATGCTCATTATGCAAAAGAATGCATTCATTCCTTTTTAGAAGGATCTGTCGGAGCATATATGATGGATTACACGCGGTCGCTTGTGGTGAAACAGGAGGAAGATCGAAAAGAGGCGGAGAACTTCTTATTAGCTCGCCGAGATACGGGAGATCATGCATAA
- a CDS encoding SDR family NAD(P)-dependent oxidoreductase, whose product MSKQIETTLKTFFRDKTILVTGGTGSIGRQIVNKLTSCSPKKMIVFSKDDSKQYMMKNEYADHPEVVFALGDVRDASRVRQLVKGVDIIFHAAALKQVPTCEDNPFEAVQTNIIGGQHVIEAALEHEVSHVVNISTDKAVSPTNAMGATKLISEKLFFQANESIPNQKTRFCSVRFGNVLGSRGSVIPIMLQQLLNEKPLTVTDPHMTRFFMSIEEAVSLTLQAAVMMKGGETFILKMESLQLADLLKAFHEYAAQINAKTPDILVVGKRPGEKLHEELTFPHEADALFEHEQFYAILPRPHLHPAFQKVALTNYTSKEAPLITKEKLFHIIEQLHRTHHKK is encoded by the coding sequence ATGTCCAAACAGATAGAAACGACTTTGAAGACCTTTTTTCGTGACAAAACAATATTAGTTACAGGCGGTACGGGATCAATCGGCCGGCAGATCGTGAATAAATTAACAAGTTGCTCTCCAAAGAAGATGATCGTCTTCAGTAAAGATGACAGCAAACAATACATGATGAAAAATGAGTATGCAGATCATCCAGAGGTCGTATTCGCTTTAGGAGATGTCCGGGATGCTAGCCGCGTAAGACAGCTCGTCAAAGGTGTGGATATCATTTTCCATGCAGCGGCCTTAAAACAAGTACCCACTTGTGAAGATAATCCGTTCGAAGCCGTTCAAACGAATATCATCGGCGGGCAGCATGTCATTGAAGCCGCCCTCGAACATGAAGTGAGTCATGTTGTCAACATTTCAACTGACAAAGCGGTTTCTCCGACTAATGCCATGGGTGCAACAAAATTAATTTCAGAAAAACTATTTTTCCAAGCGAACGAAAGTATTCCCAATCAAAAAACCAGATTTTGCTCTGTACGCTTTGGCAATGTGCTTGGATCAAGGGGTTCCGTCATTCCGATCATGCTCCAGCAGCTATTAAATGAAAAACCTTTGACCGTGACTGATCCTCATATGACACGTTTTTTTATGTCTATTGAAGAGGCTGTTTCCCTCACACTTCAAGCAGCCGTCATGATGAAAGGCGGCGAAACCTTCATTCTCAAGATGGAGTCCTTACAACTTGCCGATCTCTTAAAAGCGTTTCATGAATATGCCGCTCAAATCAATGCTAAAACTCCAGATATTCTCGTTGTCGGAAAAAGACCTGGCGAGAAGCTTCACGAGGAGCTCACATTCCCGCACGAAGCAGATGCACTGTTTGAACATGAACAATTTTATGCCATTTTACCGAGACCACATTTGCACCCTGCCTTTCAAAAAGTCGCCTTAACGAATTACACCTCAAAAGAAGCACCGCTCATTACAAAAGAAAAGCTGTTCCACATCATCGAACAATTACATCGTACACATCATAAAAAATAA
- the msrB gene encoding peptide-methionine (R)-S-oxide reductase MsrB, which translates to MENEKEKRLKELNRMQYEVTQNNGTEPPFQNEFWDHKEEGIYVDIISGKPLFSSLDKFDAHCGWPSFTKPLEEEEVAEKVDTSHGMVRTEVRSKTADSHLGHVFPDGPGPNGLRYCINSAALKFIPKDDLEKEGYGDLKHLFD; encoded by the coding sequence ATGGAAAATGAAAAAGAAAAGCGTTTAAAAGAATTAAACCGCATGCAGTACGAAGTCACCCAAAATAATGGTACAGAGCCGCCATTTCAAAATGAATTTTGGGATCATAAAGAAGAGGGGATTTATGTGGATATCATTTCAGGAAAGCCGCTGTTTTCTTCTTTAGATAAGTTTGATGCCCACTGCGGCTGGCCAAGTTTTACAAAACCGCTTGAAGAGGAAGAAGTAGCAGAGAAGGTTGATACGAGTCATGGAATGGTGCGGACAGAGGTTCGCAGTAAAACAGCTGATTCTCATCTTGGCCATGTTTTTCCTGATGGACCAGGGCCAAACGGTCTTCGGTATTGTATTAACTCAGCCGCTTTAAAGTTTATCCCAAAGGATGATCTTGAAAAAGAAGGCTACGGGGATTTGAAACATCTATTTGATTGA
- the msrA gene encoding peptide-methionine (S)-S-oxide reductase MsrA: protein MSEKQELATFAGGCFWCMVKPFDEQPGIIKVESGYTGGHTVNPTYEEVCTNTTGHREAVQITFDPDVFPYEKLLELYWQQIDPTDDGGQFGDRGESYRTGIYVHHDEQRKLAEASKKQLSQSGIFKKPIVTEILDAGPFYPAEEYHQHYYKKNKMHYERYHVGSGRAGFIESHWSDK from the coding sequence ATGTCTGAAAAACAAGAATTAGCCACATTTGCAGGAGGCTGCTTTTGGTGTATGGTTAAACCTTTTGATGAACAACCGGGCATTATCAAAGTTGAATCAGGGTATACTGGCGGACATACAGTGAATCCGACTTATGAGGAAGTATGTACAAATACAACGGGACATAGAGAAGCGGTTCAAATCACGTTTGATCCTGATGTGTTCCCGTATGAGAAGCTTCTTGAACTGTATTGGCAGCAAATAGACCCAACAGACGATGGCGGGCAATTTGGTGATAGAGGGGAATCCTACCGTACAGGTATTTATGTTCATCATGACGAGCAGCGAAAGTTAGCAGAAGCATCGAAAAAGCAGCTGAGCCAAAGCGGGATTTTCAAAAAGCCAATCGTTACAGAAATTTTAGACGCAGGTCCTTTTTATCCAGCAGAGGAATATCATCAGCATTATTATAAGAAAAACAAAATGCACTACGAACGATATCATGTCGGTTCGGGCAGAGCCGGTTTTATTGAGTCCCATTGGAGTGATAAATAA
- a CDS encoding MarR family transcriptional regulator — protein sequence MEQRKQMMYEMDTLLRTVFKQIRYEINSLLENELSRNEFLILNLLREQGAKKVTEFASILGVSASHITAVTDTLVEKGWITRIRSKEDRRIIKIHLTDKGKEITEHFEKKKTEYFMERFESFDDEELKTMIKLFKKLDKSQKN from the coding sequence TTGGAACAAAGAAAACAAATGATGTACGAAATGGACACTTTACTGAGAACCGTATTTAAGCAGATCCGTTATGAAATTAACAGCCTGCTCGAAAACGAATTATCTCGGAATGAATTTCTTATTTTAAATCTGCTCCGTGAGCAAGGCGCAAAAAAAGTAACGGAATTCGCTTCCATTCTTGGAGTGTCGGCAAGTCATATTACTGCTGTAACTGACACACTCGTAGAAAAAGGCTGGATTACCCGTATCCGCTCAAAAGAGGACCGCCGCATCATCAAAATCCACTTAACCGATAAGGGTAAGGAAATTACTGAGCATTTTGAGAAAAAGAAAACAGAATACTTTATGGAGCGATTTGAATCATTTGATGACGAAGAACTAAAAACAATGATCAAATTATTTAAAAAGCTGGATAAAAGTCAAAAGAATTAA
- a CDS encoding DNA alkylation repair protein, translating to MTSPYLCPNCKTNRTRFNLIEQLSEPVKLDPATGAVVERYEGEQLSPFHLSYQGPQMKVQCGVCGLIEDEKTFIKLAEYHQYDSPS from the coding sequence ATGACAAGTCCTTATCTTTGTCCAAACTGTAAAACAAACAGAACGCGCTTTAATCTCATTGAGCAGCTTTCAGAACCTGTAAAGCTAGATCCAGCGACAGGAGCAGTTGTCGAAAGATACGAAGGAGAGCAGCTTTCTCCTTTTCATTTGAGCTATCAAGGTCCTCAAATGAAAGTCCAGTGCGGTGTTTGTGGTTTGATTGAGGATGAAAAAACGTTCATTAAACTAGCTGAATATCATCAATATGATTCTCCTTCTTAA
- a CDS encoding DUF4397 domain-containing protein encodes MHTLQKTPLHEKEGIDDMQQLFYHDFPYWPFSAACEHLQSSNSSKAFIRLFHAAPDLSEFAVYVNRKQLIKTLPYSHLTAYMEWDEGMYEIEVFKLATNERILHSRIRFKSGEVYTLCITGARAGFALLTEQQTTLIKQEDLSALTFVQLSPDLPSIDIYERDQGIVSKELNYVNSTHIHHFSPNKYHFELKAAGTQSVLLDIPKVHLQTKRAYLILLHGFANGKPELMAKVVLSRQI; translated from the coding sequence ATGCATACGCTACAAAAAACACCATTGCATGAGAAAGAAGGGATTGATGACATGCAGCAGCTCTTTTATCATGACTTTCCATATTGGCCATTTTCTGCTGCCTGCGAGCATCTTCAAAGCAGCAATTCATCAAAAGCCTTTATTCGACTATTTCACGCTGCACCAGATTTAAGTGAGTTCGCTGTTTATGTAAACCGGAAGCAGCTAATAAAAACGTTGCCTTACAGCCATTTGACCGCTTATATGGAGTGGGATGAGGGAATGTATGAAATAGAAGTGTTCAAACTGGCTACAAATGAAAGAATTCTTCATTCCCGCATTCGATTTAAAAGCGGCGAGGTCTACACACTCTGTATCACAGGTGCTCGTGCAGGCTTTGCACTGCTGACTGAGCAGCAGACTACTTTGATCAAACAAGAAGACCTGTCAGCACTTACATTTGTCCAGCTGTCTCCAGACCTTCCTTCTATAGATATATATGAACGAGACCAAGGGATCGTATCGAAGGAGCTTAATTATGTAAACAGTACCCACATTCATCATTTCTCTCCAAATAAATATCATTTTGAATTGAAAGCCGCCGGCACTCAAAGTGTACTGCTTGATATCCCAAAAGTTCATCTGCAAACAAAACGTGCATACCTGATTCTGCTTCATGGTTTTGCTAACGGAAAACCAGAACTTATGGCGAAGGTAGTCTTGTCTCGGCAAATATAA
- the ypmT gene encoding protein YpmT, whose product MKRIYQYFSLLSFLFAAYFGITAFDALKAENIDQFYLNIAYCSLFLGTMILAFDFQKQEKAEDVS is encoded by the coding sequence ATGAAGCGAATCTATCAATATTTTAGTTTACTGTCGTTTTTATTTGCTGCGTACTTTGGTATAACAGCTTTCGATGCTTTAAAAGCAGAAAATATCGATCAGTTTTACTTAAATATTGCCTACTGTTCACTATTTCTAGGCACGATGATTCTTGCTTTTGATTTTCAAAAGCAAGAAAAAGCTGAAGATGTTTCTTAA